From a region of the Lactuca sativa cultivar Salinas chromosome 4, Lsat_Salinas_v11, whole genome shotgun sequence genome:
- the LOC111907837 gene encoding uncharacterized protein LOC111907837 produces MIDCISRNKRPLHVPYLRWFGLILSREEGYVESHGIIIPIPALSSKIVNDAPSKDDFPITAWMQKWIENPYAIESSYSEEDNENDDADDEEDNDDAGDEEYNDDGNDDDSEACNKEGVDKEEVTDKGEEDSANDMDDHSPTPSPSPQADTVHQAERIPPTRSPIITDVLHQDHQEESSSNFETVRLMALDDDDDMVLDDTPPNSPGDIALPPPPLSTNIPPPPPPPFHPPPRILKGSSTNANAGGDYISA; encoded by the exons ATGATTGATTGTATTTCTAGGAACAAGAGACCATTGCATGTTCCCTACTTGCGTTGGTTTGGGTTGATCTTGTCTCGTGAAGAAGGCTATGTTGAAAGTCATGGGATCATCATTCCTATTCCTGCTCTTTCCTCGAAAATTGTCAATGATGCTCCATCTAAGGATGATTTTCCTATTACTGCATGGATGCAAAAGTGGATTGAAAATCCCTATGCGATTGAATCCTCATACTCTGAAGAGGATAATGAAAATGATGATGCTGATGATGAAGAGGATAATGATGATGCTGGTGATGAAGAATATAATGATGATGGGAATGATGATGATTCAGAAGCTTGTAATAAAGAAGGGGTAGATAAAGAAGAAGTCACTGATAAAGGTGAAGAAGACTCAGCAAATGACATG GATGACCATTCTCCAACACCATCTCCTTCTCCTCAAGCTGATACAGTTCATCAAGCTGAAAGGATTCCTCCTACACGATCACCCATTATTACAGATGTTCTTCATCAGGATCATCAGGAAGAATCCAGCTCCAACTTTGAAACTGTT AGACTTATGGCcttggatgatgatgatgatatggttCTTGATGACACTCCACCAAATTCTCCAGGTGATATTGCTCTTCCACCTCCACCTCTATCAACAAAtattcctccaccacctcctccaccattTCATCCTCCTCCAAGAATATTAAAAGGGTCCTCAACTAATGCAAATGCAGGTGGTGATTACATCTCAGCCTGA